From the genome of Methylocystis bryophila, one region includes:
- a CDS encoding NADH-quinone oxidoreductase subunit J — MFSAVLIASAFGVIAARNPVNSVLWLILAFCNGAGLFLLQGAEFLAMMLVVVYVGAVAVLFLFVVMMLDVDFAELRQGFQKYLPAGAAVGVVVLLELGFVALNWHSAPGAREAAATPIVAEVTNTAALGRVLYTKYVIFFQTAGLVLLTAMIGAISLTLHHRPNVKRQNISEQNARTAKSVVELKKVRSRVGVEG, encoded by the coding sequence ATGTTCTCCGCCGTGCTGATCGCCTCCGCTTTCGGGGTCATCGCCGCGCGCAATCCCGTCAATTCGGTGCTTTGGCTGATTCTCGCCTTCTGTAACGGCGCGGGCCTCTTCCTGCTGCAAGGCGCCGAGTTTCTGGCCATGATGCTCGTCGTGGTCTATGTCGGCGCAGTCGCGGTGCTGTTCCTCTTCGTCGTCATGATGCTTGACGTCGACTTCGCCGAGCTGCGGCAGGGTTTCCAGAAATATTTGCCGGCGGGCGCCGCGGTCGGCGTCGTCGTGCTTCTCGAGCTCGGCTTCGTCGCGCTGAATTGGCACTCGGCGCCTGGAGCGCGGGAGGCGGCGGCTACGCCCATCGTGGCCGAAGTCACCAACACGGCGGCTCTCGGTCGCGTGCTCTACACGAAATATGTGATCTTCTTTCAGACGGCGGGATTGGTGCTGCTCACCGCGATGATCGGGGCGATCTCGCTGACGCTGCATCACCGTCCGAATGTGAAGCGCCAGAACATCTCGGAACAGAACGCCCGAACGGCCAAGAGCGTCGTCGAGCTCAAGAAGGTGCGCTCGCGGGTCGGTGTGGAGGGATGA
- the nuoH gene encoding NADH-quinone oxidoreductase subunit NuoH, with protein sequence MQDLISAVVSFLVEHPLLIAAIKSLVLLVCVLLSTAVLIYAERKIWAAVQLRRGPNVVGPWGVLQPFADFFKFLLKEPVIPDTTNKFIFVLAPVVGVVLAMAAWAVIPVNEGWVVADINVGVLYLFAVSSLGVYSVIMAGWASNSKYPFLSALRSAAQMVSYEVSIGFVIVTVLLCAGSLNLTDIVHAQDTKYGVLGWYWLRLLPMYVIFFVSILAETNRPPFDLAEAESELVAGFMIEYSASLFLLQFLTELVAILGMSALTTILFLGGWLSPFPGAPLIGGSSVFWFLLKLWSVVFMFAMTKAIVPRYRYDQLMRLGWKVFLPISLVMVILVAAAVQFGPALAAG encoded by the coding sequence ATGCAGGACCTGATTTCGGCCGTCGTCTCCTTTCTCGTCGAGCATCCGCTGCTGATTGCGGCGATTAAGAGTCTCGTCTTGCTTGTCTGCGTGCTGCTGTCGACGGCCGTGCTGATCTATGCCGAGCGCAAGATCTGGGCGGCGGTGCAGCTGCGTCGCGGGCCGAACGTCGTTGGCCCCTGGGGCGTGCTGCAGCCCTTTGCGGACTTCTTCAAGTTCCTGCTCAAGGAGCCGGTGATCCCGGACACGACGAACAAGTTCATCTTCGTGCTCGCCCCGGTCGTCGGCGTCGTGCTCGCCATGGCCGCCTGGGCGGTGATCCCCGTCAACGAGGGATGGGTCGTCGCCGATATCAATGTCGGCGTGCTTTACCTCTTCGCGGTGTCTTCGCTCGGCGTCTACAGCGTGATCATGGCCGGCTGGGCCTCCAACTCCAAATATCCCTTTCTCTCGGCGTTGCGCTCGGCCGCGCAGATGGTCTCCTACGAAGTGTCGATCGGCTTCGTGATCGTGACTGTGCTGCTTTGCGCGGGCTCGCTCAACCTCACCGACATCGTCCACGCGCAGGACACGAAATATGGCGTGCTCGGCTGGTACTGGCTCCGCCTCCTGCCGATGTACGTGATCTTCTTCGTCTCGATCCTGGCGGAAACCAACCGTCCGCCCTTCGATCTCGCCGAAGCCGAATCGGAGCTCGTCGCAGGCTTCATGATCGAATATTCGGCCTCGCTCTTCCTGCTGCAGTTCCTCACCGAGCTCGTCGCCATTCTCGGCATGTCGGCGCTGACGACCATCCTTTTCCTCGGCGGCTGGCTTTCGCCCTTTCCCGGCGCGCCGCTCATCGGCGGCTCCAGCGTCTTCTGGTTCCTGCTCAAGCTGTGGAGCGTCGTCTTCATGTTCGCGATGACCAAGGCGATCGTGCCTCGCTATCGTTACGACCAGCTGATGCGGCTCGGCTGGAAGGTGTTCCTGCCGATCTCGCTCGTCATGGTCATCCTGGTCGCAGCGGCGGTGCAGTTCGGGCCCGCGCTGGCTGCTGGTTGA
- the nuoG gene encoding NADH-quinone oxidoreductase subunit NuoG, with amino-acid sequence MTKILVDGVEVDVPPEYTLLQACESAGAEVPRFCYHERLSVAGNCRMCLVEVKGGPPKPQASCAMAVKDLRPGPNGAPPEVFTKSPMVRKAREGVMEFLLVNHPLDCPICDQGGECDLQDQALAFGGDSSRFAENKRAVEDKYIGPLVKTEMNRCIHCTRCVRFTAEVAGTADMGAIGRGEDMEITTYLQTAMTSELQGNVADLCPVGALLPKPQNFRARPWEYQKTESIDAHDALGSAIRIDTRGREVVRILPLVNDAVNEEWISDKTRQAVDGLARQRLDRPYVRENGRLRPASWQEALSRVAAKTKETPAARIGALVGDLAAVEEIFALKLLAEKLGTPNLDCRQDGARLDPSLGRASYLFNPTIAGVDEADALLIVGSNPRKEAPVLNARIRKRWLKGGFKISLVGEKADLTYDYDYLGAGADSLLRFAQSPSSNVRKRIVLVGQGALARPDGEAMLALAAQAALKQGGVGDGWNGFGVLHTAAARVGGLDVGFTPGPGGKTAWEMAAPGALDLIFNLGADEIDVAAGAFVVYIGSHGDRGAHRADVVLPGAAYTEKSGLFVNTEGRAQFASRAAFPPGDAREDWAILRALSGALGDPLPFDTLAQLRKALFQRYPHLQRGDTIEKGDPATIGAIAQRGAIAMAHPFVSTISDFYLTNPIARASAVMAECSALAKGRLQQAAE; translated from the coding sequence GTGACCAAGATTCTCGTCGACGGCGTCGAGGTGGACGTCCCGCCTGAATATACGCTGCTGCAGGCTTGCGAGTCCGCCGGCGCCGAGGTGCCGCGCTTTTGCTATCACGAGCGCCTCTCCGTGGCGGGCAATTGCCGCATGTGCCTCGTCGAGGTGAAAGGTGGCCCGCCCAAGCCGCAGGCCTCCTGCGCGATGGCGGTCAAGGATTTGCGACCCGGCCCGAACGGCGCGCCGCCGGAAGTCTTCACCAAATCTCCGATGGTGAGGAAGGCGCGCGAAGGCGTCATGGAGTTCCTGCTCGTCAACCATCCGCTCGATTGCCCGATCTGCGATCAGGGCGGCGAATGCGATCTGCAGGATCAGGCGCTCGCCTTCGGCGGCGACTCCTCGCGCTTCGCCGAGAACAAGCGCGCGGTCGAGGACAAGTATATCGGGCCGCTCGTCAAGACCGAGATGAACCGCTGCATTCATTGCACGCGTTGCGTCCGCTTCACGGCGGAAGTCGCTGGCACCGCCGATATGGGCGCGATCGGCCGTGGCGAGGACATGGAGATCACCACCTATCTCCAGACTGCAATGACCTCCGAGCTGCAGGGCAATGTCGCGGATCTCTGCCCCGTCGGCGCGCTGCTGCCCAAGCCGCAGAATTTCCGCGCCCGTCCCTGGGAATATCAGAAGACCGAGAGCATCGACGCGCATGACGCGCTGGGCTCGGCGATTCGCATCGACACGCGCGGTCGCGAGGTCGTGCGCATCCTGCCGCTCGTGAACGACGCGGTGAACGAGGAGTGGATCTCCGACAAGACGCGCCAAGCGGTGGACGGCCTCGCGCGTCAGCGGCTCGATCGCCCCTATGTGCGCGAGAACGGCCGTCTGCGCCCCGCGTCCTGGCAGGAGGCGCTGTCTCGCGTCGCCGCCAAGACGAAGGAGACGCCGGCTGCGCGCATTGGCGCGCTCGTCGGCGATCTCGCCGCCGTCGAAGAGATATTCGCGCTGAAGCTTCTGGCCGAGAAGCTCGGAACGCCGAACCTCGACTGCCGGCAGGACGGCGCGCGGCTCGATCCTTCGCTCGGTCGCGCCTCCTACCTCTTCAACCCGACGATCGCCGGCGTTGACGAAGCCGACGCGCTGCTCATCGTGGGCTCCAATCCCCGCAAGGAAGCGCCGGTCCTGAACGCGCGCATCCGCAAGCGTTGGCTGAAAGGCGGTTTCAAGATCTCGCTCGTCGGCGAGAAGGCCGATCTGACCTACGACTATGACTATCTCGGCGCGGGGGCCGACTCTCTATTGCGCTTTGCGCAGAGCCCGTCCTCGAACGTGAGGAAGCGCATCGTGCTGGTCGGGCAGGGGGCGCTCGCGCGCCCGGACGGCGAAGCGATGCTGGCTCTCGCCGCACAGGCGGCCCTGAAGCAGGGCGGCGTCGGCGACGGCTGGAACGGCTTCGGCGTGCTGCATACGGCGGCGGCGCGGGTCGGCGGCCTGGACGTGGGATTCACGCCCGGTCCCGGCGGCAAGACCGCGTGGGAGATGGCCGCGCCCGGGGCCCTCGACCTCATCTTCAACCTCGGCGCCGACGAGATCGACGTCGCGGCCGGCGCTTTCGTTGTCTACATCGGTTCGCACGGGGATCGCGGCGCGCATCGGGCTGACGTGGTGCTGCCGGGCGCGGCCTATACCGAGAAGTCCGGCCTCTTCGTGAACACCGAGGGAAGGGCGCAATTCGCGTCGCGCGCGGCTTTTCCGCCCGGCGACGCCCGCGAGGACTGGGCGATCCTGCGCGCGCTCTCCGGAGCTCTCGGCGATCCGCTTCCCTTCGACACGCTTGCGCAATTGCGGAAGGCGCTGTTTCAGCGCTACCCGCATCTGCAGCGCGGGGACACCATCGAGAAGGGCGATCCTGCGACGATCGGCGCGATCGCGCAGCGCGGCGCCATCGCGATGGCGCATCCGTTCGTCTCCACGATCTCCGATTTTTACCTCACCAATCCTATCGCCAGAGCCTCAGCGGTGATGGCGGAATGCTCGGCGCTGGCCAAGGGCCGGCTGCAGCAGGCGGCGGAATAG
- the nuoK gene encoding NADH-quinone oxidoreductase subunit NuoK, with amino-acid sequence MTNIGLSHYLVVSAIIFTLGVAGIVLNRKNIIVILMSVELILLSVNLNFVAFSTALGDLTGQVFALFVLTVAAAEAAIGLAILVTYFRNRGTIAVEDINNLKG; translated from the coding sequence ATGACGAACATCGGTCTTTCTCATTATCTCGTCGTCTCGGCGATCATCTTCACGCTCGGCGTCGCGGGAATCGTGCTCAACCGCAAGAACATCATCGTCATCTTGATGTCGGTGGAGCTCATTCTCCTTTCCGTCAATCTGAACTTCGTAGCCTTCTCGACGGCGCTGGGCGATCTCACCGGACAGGTCTTCGCCCTGTTCGTGTTGACCGTCGCCGCGGCGGAAGCGGCGATCGGGCTCGCCATTCTGGTCACCTACTTCCGCAACCGCGGCACGATCGCGGTGGAAGACATCAACAACCTCAAAGGTTGA
- the nuoN gene encoding NADH-quinone oxidoreductase subunit NuoN — protein sequence MSFYQTLAHHFLPETILATGLIVLLLIGAWRGEKAYALVCELSIGVLGLALLAIVLSTRSEQSIFDGAFIDDAFSRFVKAVTLLASMTTVLLATDFLRRAALDKFEYPILILIATLGMMLLISADNLIALYLGLELMSLALYVVAAFARDDARASEAGLKYFTLGALSSGMMLYGSSLLYGFAGTISFTGIASVVTGHPSLGVDFGLVFVLAGLAFKISAVPFHMWTPDVYEGAPTPVTAFFASSAKLAAVAILARILLTAFPHIVPEWRQILMFLAVASTLLGSFAAIGQKNIKRLMAYSSIGHMGFLLIGLAAGTEAAVRGVAIYLAMYAAMTLGAFAAILMMRVGGKPVEKISDLAGLSRTNSWQAFFLSMLMFSLAGIPPLGGFWAKYYVFLPAVEAGLYPLAVIGVLASAVAAYYYLSIIKTMYFDEPAPAFDPAPLAPRAILAITAIFLLVFWIYPAPLMTAASAAAKSLF from the coding sequence ATGTCCTTCTATCAGACGCTCGCTCATCACTTCCTGCCGGAGACGATCCTGGCTACCGGCCTTATCGTCTTGTTGCTGATCGGCGCCTGGCGCGGCGAGAAAGCCTATGCTCTGGTCTGCGAACTCTCCATCGGCGTGCTGGGGCTCGCGCTGCTCGCCATTGTTCTGTCGACTCGTTCCGAGCAGAGCATCTTCGACGGCGCCTTCATAGACGACGCCTTCTCGCGCTTCGTGAAGGCGGTGACGCTCCTCGCCTCGATGACGACAGTGCTGCTGGCCACGGACTTCTTGCGCCGCGCCGCGCTCGACAAGTTCGAATATCCGATCCTGATTCTGATCGCGACGCTCGGGATGATGCTGCTGATCTCGGCGGACAATCTCATCGCGCTCTATCTTGGGCTCGAGCTCATGTCGCTCGCCCTCTATGTCGTCGCCGCCTTTGCGCGTGACGACGCGCGCGCTTCCGAGGCCGGCCTCAAATATTTCACGCTTGGCGCGCTCTCCTCGGGCATGATGCTTTATGGATCGTCGCTGCTTTACGGCTTCGCCGGCACGATCTCCTTCACGGGGATCGCGAGCGTCGTGACTGGACATCCGTCGCTTGGCGTCGACTTCGGCCTCGTGTTCGTGCTTGCGGGTCTGGCCTTCAAAATTTCGGCCGTGCCGTTCCACATGTGGACGCCCGACGTCTATGAAGGCGCGCCGACGCCCGTGACGGCCTTCTTCGCGTCATCGGCGAAACTCGCAGCCGTGGCGATCCTCGCGCGCATTCTCCTCACCGCCTTTCCCCATATCGTGCCGGAATGGCGGCAAATCCTGATGTTCCTCGCCGTCGCTTCGACGCTGCTCGGCTCCTTCGCCGCAATCGGCCAGAAAAACATCAAGCGTTTGATGGCCTACTCCTCGATCGGCCACATGGGCTTCCTCCTGATTGGTCTTGCCGCCGGGACTGAAGCCGCCGTTCGTGGCGTCGCGATCTATCTTGCGATGTATGCGGCGATGACGCTCGGCGCTTTCGCCGCGATTCTGATGATGCGCGTCGGCGGCAAGCCGGTCGAGAAGATCAGCGATCTCGCCGGGTTGTCTCGCACGAACAGCTGGCAGGCTTTCTTCCTGTCGATGCTGATGTTCTCGCTCGCCGGCATTCCGCCGCTTGGCGGGTTCTGGGCCAAATATTACGTCTTCCTACCGGCGGTCGAAGCGGGTCTTTACCCGCTCGCCGTTATCGGCGTTCTCGCGAGCGCCGTCGCGGCCTATTACTATCTGAGCATCATCAAGACGATGTATTTCGACGAGCCGGCGCCGGCCTTCGATCCCGCGCCGCTCGCGCCGCGCGCGATCCTGGCGATCACGGCGATTTTCCTCCTGGTCTTCTGGATCTATCCCGCACCGCTGATGACCGCGGCGAGCGCCGCAGCGAAATCGCTCTTTTGA
- the nuoL gene encoding NADH-quinone oxidoreductase subunit L produces MIAAVVFLPLLGFMIAGLLGRAIGARLSELITTGLLFVAAALSWKIFLDVGFGHEEAHASLLANWFTSGTLKVDWTLRVDTLTAVMLVVVNTVSSLVHLYSIGYMHEDPDRPRFFAYLSLFTFAMLMLVTADNLVQMFFGWEGVGLASYLLIGFWYQKPSANAAAIKAFVVNRVGDFGFALGIFLVYQLTNSVAFDAVFAAIPGLHGKIAHIFGLNVDALTLAALLLFMGAMGKSAQFLLHTWLPDAMEGPTPVSALIHAATMVTAGVFMVARLSPIFEAAPDALAFVTIIGATTAFFAATIGLVQNDIKRVIAYSTCSQLGYMFVAEGVGGYSLGMFHLFTHAFFKALLFLGAGSVIHAMHHEQDMRRMGGLRKDIPFTFAMMMIGTLALTGVGVPYTPFGFAGYFSKDAIIEAAFAASRHHPAALYGFISTVVAAGLTSFYSWRLVFMTFFGSPAAKEHHDHSHAHGHDDHGHDDHGHGHDHKPHESPLVMLVPLAVLAVGAVVAGFVFEPEFAGHAFDEFWKGSLFVGEENHLLHEMHDIPAWASLSPTIMMIGGFLVSLYVYVLRPGTAPKLAAAFPGLYQFLLNKWYFDELYDRIFVKPAFAIGRLFWKGGDGRIIDGIGPDGVAARVVDGARLAVRAQTGYLYHYAFAMLIGVAAVVSWLGAWSIR; encoded by the coding sequence ATGATCGCAGCAGTCGTTTTCCTACCGCTCCTCGGTTTCATGATCGCCGGCCTCCTGGGCCGGGCGATCGGCGCTCGCCTGTCGGAGCTCATCACCACGGGGCTGCTGTTCGTCGCCGCGGCGCTGTCCTGGAAGATCTTCCTCGACGTGGGCTTTGGCCACGAGGAAGCGCACGCCTCGCTGCTCGCCAATTGGTTCACCTCGGGCACGCTCAAGGTCGATTGGACGCTGCGCGTCGACACATTGACCGCGGTGATGCTCGTCGTCGTGAACACGGTCTCGAGTCTGGTGCATCTCTACTCCATCGGCTACATGCACGAGGATCCGGACCGCCCGCGTTTCTTCGCCTATCTGTCGCTCTTCACCTTCGCGATGCTGATGCTGGTGACGGCCGACAATCTCGTGCAGATGTTCTTCGGCTGGGAGGGCGTAGGCCTCGCCTCCTATCTGCTAATCGGTTTCTGGTATCAGAAACCCTCCGCCAACGCCGCGGCGATCAAGGCCTTCGTCGTCAACCGCGTGGGCGATTTCGGTTTCGCGCTCGGAATCTTTCTCGTCTATCAGCTGACCAATTCGGTCGCCTTCGACGCGGTCTTCGCGGCGATTCCCGGTCTTCACGGCAAGATTGCGCATATCTTCGGCCTCAACGTCGACGCCCTCACGCTCGCGGCGCTGCTTCTCTTTATGGGCGCGATGGGCAAATCCGCGCAGTTCCTGCTGCACACCTGGCTGCCTGACGCGATGGAGGGCCCGACTCCCGTCTCCGCCCTGATCCACGCCGCGACGATGGTGACGGCCGGCGTCTTCATGGTCGCGCGCCTCTCGCCGATCTTCGAGGCTGCGCCGGACGCCTTGGCCTTCGTGACGATCATCGGCGCGACGACGGCCTTCTTCGCCGCGACGATCGGACTCGTGCAGAACGACATCAAGCGCGTGATCGCCTATTCGACCTGCTCGCAACTCGGCTACATGTTCGTGGCTGAAGGGGTCGGCGGCTATTCGTTGGGCATGTTCCACCTTTTCACCCACGCCTTCTTCAAGGCGCTGCTCTTCCTCGGCGCGGGCTCGGTCATCCATGCGATGCATCACGAGCAGGACATGCGCCGCATGGGCGGGTTGCGAAAGGACATTCCCTTCACCTTCGCGATGATGATGATCGGCACGCTGGCGCTCACCGGCGTGGGCGTGCCCTATACGCCCTTCGGCTTTGCGGGCTACTTCTCGAAAGACGCGATCATCGAGGCGGCTTTCGCCGCGAGCCGCCATCATCCGGCTGCGCTCTACGGCTTCATCAGCACCGTGGTCGCTGCGGGATTGACCTCCTTCTATTCCTGGCGTCTCGTGTTCATGACCTTCTTTGGCTCGCCTGCTGCGAAAGAGCATCATGACCACTCTCACGCGCATGGCCATGACGATCACGGCCATGACGATCACGGCCATGGGCACGATCACAAGCCGCATGAGTCGCCGCTCGTGATGCTTGTCCCGCTCGCTGTGCTGGCGGTGGGCGCGGTCGTGGCCGGCTTCGTCTTCGAGCCCGAGTTTGCCGGACATGCGTTCGACGAATTCTGGAAGGGCTCGCTCTTCGTTGGCGAGGAGAATCATCTCCTCCACGAGATGCACGACATCCCGGCCTGGGCGTCCCTTTCGCCCACGATCATGATGATCGGGGGCTTCCTCGTCTCGCTTTACGTCTACGTGCTGCGACCCGGCACCGCGCCGAAGCTCGCCGCGGCCTTCCCCGGGCTCTACCAGTTCCTGCTGAACAAGTGGTATTTCGACGAGCTCTACGACCGGATCTTCGTGAAGCCTGCCTTCGCCATTGGGCGCCTATTCTGGAAGGGCGGCGACGGCCGTATCATCGACGGGATCGGCCCGGACGGCGTGGCCGCGCGCGTGGTCGACGGCGCGCGCCTCGCGGTGCGTGCGCAAACCGGATATCTCTATCATTACGCCTTCGCGATGCTCATTGGCGTCGCGGCGGTCGTCAGCTGGCTCGGCGCCTGGAGCATTCGCTAA
- the nuoI gene encoding NADH-quinone oxidoreductase subunit NuoI — protein sequence MRLDQEAKSLFLLEFVAAFFLGIRYIFKPKATINYPHEKNPQSPRYRGEHALRRYPNGEERCIACKLCEAICPAQAITIEAGPRRNDGTRRTTRYDIDMVKCIYCGFCQEACPVDAIVEGPNAEFATETREELYYNKERLLENGARWEREIARNIALDAPYR from the coding sequence ATGAGACTGGATCAGGAAGCGAAATCGCTGTTCCTTCTGGAGTTCGTAGCCGCGTTCTTTCTCGGCATACGCTACATCTTCAAGCCGAAGGCGACGATCAACTATCCGCATGAGAAGAACCCGCAGTCGCCGCGCTATCGGGGCGAGCATGCGCTGCGTCGCTATCCCAACGGGGAAGAACGCTGCATCGCCTGCAAGCTCTGCGAGGCGATCTGCCCGGCCCAGGCGATCACGATCGAAGCGGGGCCCCGCCGCAATGACGGAACACGTCGCACGACGCGTTACGACATCGACATGGTCAAATGCATCTATTGCGGCTTCTGCCAGGAGGCCTGCCCGGTAGACGCGATCGTCGAAGGGCCGAACGCCGAATTCGCCACCGAGACGCGCGAGGAGCTCTATTACAACAAGGAGCGCCTGCTCGAGAACGGCGCGCGCTGGGAGCGCGAGATCGCCCGCAACATCGCGCTCGACGCGCCCTACCGCTGA
- a CDS encoding NADH-quinone oxidoreductase subunit M, with product MFGFGILSGLTFLPLVGAAFILTQRGDDPATVRNVRWAALFTTIAVFALSLVVWQRFDASSAAFQLIEERPWFGAGIVYKMGVDGFSLPFVLLTTFLMPFAILASFQSVEKRVAEYMIAFLVLETLMIGVFCALDLVLFYLFFEGGLIPMFLIIGIWGGKRRVYASFKFFLYTLAGSLLMLIAILAMYRTAGTTDIETLLKTQFPAHMQTWLWLAFFASFAVKMPMWPVHTWLPDAHVEAPTAGSVILAAILLKMGGYGFIRFSLPMFPDASAYFAPLIYALSIVAIVYTSLVALVQEDIKKLIAYSSIAHMGFVTMGLFTLTQQGIQGALFLMISHGLVSGALFLCVGVIYDRMHTREISAYGGLVNRMPLYAVVFMIFTMANVGLPGTSGFIGEFLTLVGAFKANSFVALFATTGVILSAAYALYLYRRVVFGALEKASLASITDLSPREIAIFAPLVLLTIYYGVRPNPVLDAFAASTTNLLTSHSALLGAVTLAASGQ from the coding sequence ATGTTCGGTTTCGGCATACTTTCCGGATTAACCTTCCTCCCGCTCGTCGGCGCGGCCTTCATCCTCACGCAGCGCGGCGATGACCCGGCGACCGTGCGCAATGTTCGCTGGGCCGCGCTTTTCACAACAATCGCGGTCTTCGCGCTGTCGCTCGTCGTTTGGCAGCGGTTCGACGCTTCGAGCGCCGCCTTCCAGCTTATTGAGGAGAGACCCTGGTTCGGCGCCGGCATTGTTTACAAGATGGGCGTCGACGGCTTCTCGCTGCCTTTCGTGCTGCTGACCACATTCCTGATGCCTTTCGCGATCCTCGCTTCCTTCCAATCGGTCGAGAAGCGCGTCGCCGAATATATGATTGCCTTCCTCGTGCTCGAGACGCTGATGATCGGCGTGTTCTGCGCGCTTGATCTCGTGCTCTTCTATCTTTTCTTCGAAGGCGGTCTCATTCCGATGTTCCTGATCATCGGCATCTGGGGCGGCAAGAGACGCGTCTACGCGAGCTTCAAGTTCTTTCTCTACACGCTCGCGGGCTCGCTCTTGATGCTGATCGCGATTCTCGCGATGTACCGGACTGCCGGCACGACCGACATCGAGACGCTGCTCAAGACCCAATTCCCCGCGCATATGCAAACCTGGCTGTGGCTCGCCTTCTTCGCCTCCTTCGCGGTGAAGATGCCGATGTGGCCGGTGCATACTTGGCTGCCGGATGCGCATGTCGAGGCGCCGACGGCCGGCTCCGTGATCCTCGCCGCCATCCTCCTCAAGATGGGCGGTTATGGATTCATTCGCTTCTCACTGCCGATGTTTCCCGACGCCTCGGCCTATTTCGCGCCGCTCATCTATGCGCTGTCGATCGTGGCGATCGTCTACACCTCGCTCGTCGCGCTGGTGCAGGAGGACATCAAGAAGCTCATCGCCTATTCCTCCATCGCGCATATGGGTTTCGTGACGATGGGCCTCTTCACACTGACGCAGCAGGGCATACAAGGCGCGCTGTTCCTGATGATCTCGCATGGTCTCGTCTCCGGCGCGCTCTTCCTTTGCGTCGGCGTGATCTACGACCGCATGCATACGCGCGAGATCTCGGCCTATGGCGGGCTTGTGAACCGCATGCCTCTCTACGCCGTGGTGTTCATGATTTTCACCATGGCCAATGTCGGCTTGCCGGGAACGTCGGGATTCATCGGCGAGTTCCTGACGCTCGTCGGCGCCTTCAAGGCCAATAGCTTCGTCGCCCTCTTCGCGACGACGGGCGTCATTCTGTCCGCCGCCTACGCGCTTTACCTTTACCGGCGCGTGGTCTTCGGCGCGCTGGAGAAGGCGAGCCTCGCCTCGATCACCGATCTCTCGCCTCGGGAAATCGCGATCTTCGCGCCGCTCGTCCTGCTGACCATCTACTATGGCGTCCGGCCCAATCCGGTGCTCGACGCTTTCGCGGCCTCGACGACCAACCTCCTGACCAGCCATTCGGCGCTACTCGGCGCGGTGACGCTCGCCGCCTCCGGCCAATGA